One Odontesthes bonariensis isolate fOdoBon6 chromosome 17, fOdoBon6.hap1, whole genome shotgun sequence genomic window carries:
- the sdsl gene encoding serine dehydratase-like → MAQHFHLNTPLLESIGMSKRVGTSVYLKMENSQPSGSFKIRGIGHLCQQLVTQSKGVVCSSGGNAGMAAAYVARKMGVPATIIVPSSTPQLVVQRLQDQGAAVRIVGKVWDDANAEALRLAETEGLTFVPPFDHPLLWEGHASVMAEVAASLGVKPGAVLLSVGGGGLLCGVVQGLKDLGWMDVPVVAMETVGADCLNAAVKAGKVVTLDDITSEAKCLGAKTVCKQAFEYSRSSELTVVSELVTDQQALHAVQTFLDEERVLVEMACGAALAAVYSGLIRRLQDEGRLPPLRGPLVVVVCGGSSIDMQQLSGLRHKLQT, encoded by the exons GGCGCAGCATTTCCACCTGAACACACCTCTGCTGGAGAGCATCGGCATGTCCAAGCGGGTGGGAACCTCCGTCTATTTGAAGATGGAGAACTCACAGCCCTCCGGTTCCTTCAAGATCCGTGGGATCGGACACCTCTGCCAGCAG CTCGTCACACAGTCCAAAGGAGTCGTGTGCTCTTCAG GTGGGAATGCAGGTATGGCTGCGGCTTATGTGGCCAGAAAAATGGGGGTTCCCGCCACGATTATAGTTCCCTCCTCTACGCCTCAGCTGGTGGTGCAGAGGCTGCAGGATCAGGGAGCTGCTGTCAGGATTGTAGGGAAG GTTTGGGACGATGCCAACGCTGAGGCTCTCCGACTGGCAGAAACTGAGGGGCTTACCTTTGTTCCTCCATTCGATCACCCCCTGCTGTG GGAAGGCCACGCCAGCGTGATGGCGGAGGTGGCGGCCTCTCTGGGCGTGAAGCCCGGCGCCGTGCTGCTGTCGGTGGGCGGAGGAGGCCTGCTGTGTGGCGTCGTCCAGGGCCTGAAGGACCTGGGCTGGATGGACGTGCCCGTGGTCGCCATGGAGACGGTGGGGGCAGACTGCCTCAACGCCGCCGTGAAGGCCGGGAAGGTGGTCACTTTGGATGACATCACCAG cgAGGCCAAATGTCTCGGAGCGAAGACGGTTTGCAAGCAAGCCTTCGAGTACAGCCGGAGCAGCGAGCTGACGGTCGTCTCCGAGCTGGTGACCGACCAGCAGGCTCTGCACGCCGTCCAAACGTTCCTCg ATGAGGAGCGTGTGTTGGTGGAGATGGCGTGCGGAGCGGCGTTGGCAGCCGTCTACAGCGGACTTATACGCAGATTACAGGACGAAG GCCGCCTGCCGCCTCTCCGGGGCCCCCTGGTGGTGGTCGTGTGCGGCGGCAGCAGCATCGACATGCAGCAGCTGAGCGGCCTCAGACACAAACTGCAGACATAA